From a region of the Aeoliella mucimassa genome:
- a CDS encoding glycosyltransferase, producing MIRISVITCTYNGAWCLDRTIAALGLQSLPVEQWELVVVDNASKDNSAEVALEAIKAAGIQGRVLHEAQPGKSYALQKAFREIEGRYFCVVDDDNLLDADYLESAVQFMDQNANIGMIGGKVLPEFEQEDVDLDAISPWASGMLAVRDFGDEVVMGKAPIGAGMVGRTQLMQGIYQHIGTRLPDRIGDGPGCCEDLEKTAVARMLGWEVAYVPMLQLTHVIPAKRLDVNYIESIVFAMQWAWVWLEILKKPATHRSRGIYLRRSIANRLYAFRYRLLSMVSAGSHEMGDSKFWYRFYNARAVGYVSLIKEFSEISRFLANVKNAPAELRPGGLSGAEETASPAISRNPAVEASV from the coding sequence ATGATCAGAATTTCAGTTATCACTTGTACTTACAATGGCGCTTGGTGCCTTGATCGCACGATTGCTGCGCTCGGGTTGCAGAGCTTGCCGGTGGAGCAGTGGGAACTGGTTGTCGTCGATAATGCCAGCAAAGACAATTCGGCCGAAGTTGCTTTGGAAGCCATTAAAGCGGCAGGCATCCAAGGTCGTGTGCTGCATGAAGCCCAACCTGGCAAGAGTTATGCACTTCAGAAAGCTTTTCGCGAGATTGAAGGGCGATACTTTTGCGTCGTGGACGACGATAACTTGCTTGATGCGGATTATCTGGAATCGGCTGTCCAATTCATGGACCAGAACGCGAATATCGGGATGATAGGTGGTAAGGTTCTTCCCGAGTTTGAACAAGAAGATGTCGACCTCGATGCTATCAGCCCATGGGCTAGTGGCATGCTCGCGGTGCGTGATTTTGGCGATGAAGTGGTGATGGGAAAAGCTCCTATCGGCGCCGGCATGGTCGGCCGTACACAATTGATGCAAGGCATTTACCAGCATATTGGTACACGACTCCCCGATCGTATCGGTGATGGTCCAGGTTGTTGCGAAGACCTCGAAAAAACCGCTGTCGCACGGATGTTGGGCTGGGAGGTTGCCTATGTTCCTATGCTGCAGTTGACCCATGTGATTCCAGCGAAACGCCTGGACGTGAACTACATTGAGTCGATCGTATTTGCCATGCAATGGGCGTGGGTGTGGCTCGAAATATTAAAGAAGCCCGCAACACACCGCTCGCGCGGGATTTACCTGCGTCGATCAATTGCGAATCGCCTGTATGCGTTTAGATACCGGTTGCTGAGCATGGTCTCCGCGGGGAGTCACGAGATGGGGGACTCAAAGTTCTGGTACCGCTTCTACAATGCAAGAGCCGTCGGTTATGTTTCGTTGATTAAGGAGTTTTCCGAGATCAGTCGCTTTCTCGCAAATGTCAAGAATGCCCCTGCTGAACTACGCCCCGGTGGACTATCCGGGGCAGAGGAAACTGCCAGTCCGGCTATAAGTCGTAACCCCGCAGTGGAGGCCTCCGTATGA
- a CDS encoding GumC domain-containing protein yields MTNRELMPIPAGKTVHTERNSSSGDYTAVNSRVELEKPPLLITVIKRRWWAFLIAAVLAGGVAYWIAGENSKQTAHVSGSLIYTGLPMPPGPQVYHPPSLPTYKEILFSAESMQRLSQKHDLNIPPDKLASMFHMKISNGSSVMNLDLNWPDAEKGVALVNDTMQLLIDEAAERRKSILREHMKHVEVAQLEAKRQVDETGEQLQAARRRYDEELRSGGLASERYTSVLAKMTNTQASIDAKNVEKLGMEQQIERIEESQQADVNNYKEQVLEARFAQLRTLGKAYTKDSARFKELQRIYSELEQFKKDQGELSLNEWEQTLSALGEQELGPLSVVMTPAMATLQNSIVKDAEAIEKRRLDMIPVTNQIAMLEARLQEYQKEATDEAGGVAVSSSSEVADYEQSLTAADARLELVSSQLDNMKQLEQCRSREFSLLVPASLETVTVDSDKKKLFVMSFVAVSLLLSAPVVGLEWLHQRDTPVIAFSKQWNLPLIATRVLDQAMRRVEASSDWRNNEAVRMAALRIQQSLPQSASVVLVSSLGKSPTPASVFASIADCLAHRGERVVIVDALDPREHRTNIESISLSARGGEIATQDAHLHDNPHQVKDKDGKTLRPGLSDYLAASCHLNSELIQSTSNPNVDLITSGNAEFPVEAMASKNLTELLDYCRDSYSLIMVAGPPAANLADFQMLAARADAIVLTADNKAVKDPSSVVAIQDMIDLRAPVVGMIA; encoded by the coding sequence ATGACAAACCGCGAGTTAATGCCAATTCCGGCAGGAAAAACCGTTCACACCGAACGCAATTCGTCGTCGGGCGACTACACCGCTGTGAATAGTCGTGTGGAGTTGGAGAAACCCCCTCTGCTGATCACCGTGATCAAACGCCGATGGTGGGCTTTCTTGATTGCCGCTGTACTGGCAGGGGGTGTTGCGTATTGGATTGCTGGTGAAAACAGCAAGCAAACTGCGCATGTCTCGGGAAGTCTGATTTACACGGGGCTGCCGATGCCTCCCGGCCCGCAGGTCTACCATCCACCATCGCTTCCTACCTACAAGGAAATCCTGTTCTCCGCAGAGAGCATGCAGCGATTGTCGCAAAAGCACGATTTAAACATCCCGCCAGATAAGCTGGCGAGCATGTTTCACATGAAGATCTCCAATGGATCGAGTGTGATGAACCTCGATCTAAATTGGCCGGACGCAGAGAAGGGCGTTGCGCTGGTGAACGACACCATGCAGCTGCTCATTGACGAAGCCGCTGAGCGTCGCAAGTCGATTCTTCGCGAGCACATGAAGCATGTTGAAGTTGCACAACTCGAAGCGAAGCGTCAGGTGGACGAAACCGGCGAACAGTTGCAAGCGGCCAGACGGCGCTATGACGAAGAGTTGCGATCCGGCGGCCTGGCCTCGGAGCGATACACCAGTGTACTTGCGAAAATGACCAACACTCAGGCTAGCATCGATGCAAAGAACGTCGAGAAGCTCGGCATGGAGCAACAGATTGAGCGGATTGAGGAATCTCAGCAAGCCGACGTCAACAATTATAAGGAGCAGGTGCTGGAAGCTCGCTTCGCGCAACTCCGGACATTAGGAAAAGCGTATACCAAAGATTCTGCTCGCTTTAAAGAACTGCAACGAATCTACAGTGAATTGGAGCAGTTCAAGAAAGACCAGGGGGAGTTGTCCCTGAATGAATGGGAGCAGACCTTGTCGGCCTTGGGCGAACAGGAGCTTGGACCTCTGTCGGTGGTCATGACCCCTGCGATGGCTACCTTGCAGAATTCGATTGTGAAAGACGCCGAAGCCATTGAGAAGCGGCGACTAGACATGATTCCTGTAACGAATCAGATCGCCATGCTCGAGGCACGTCTTCAAGAGTATCAAAAGGAAGCTACGGACGAAGCTGGTGGAGTGGCTGTTTCCAGTTCTTCGGAAGTCGCCGACTACGAACAATCGCTGACTGCGGCGGATGCTCGCTTGGAGTTAGTAAGTTCGCAGCTCGACAACATGAAGCAACTGGAGCAATGCCGGTCGCGTGAGTTCTCGTTGTTGGTGCCAGCCAGTCTGGAGACCGTCACGGTTGATTCGGACAAGAAGAAACTGTTCGTGATGTCGTTTGTCGCGGTGAGTTTGCTGCTGTCGGCACCAGTCGTTGGTCTCGAATGGTTGCATCAACGCGATACCCCGGTCATCGCCTTCAGCAAGCAATGGAACTTGCCTCTCATTGCAACTCGCGTGCTCGATCAAGCGATGCGTCGCGTCGAGGCGTCGTCGGATTGGCGTAATAATGAAGCGGTGCGTATGGCCGCCCTGCGTATTCAGCAATCGCTGCCTCAGTCGGCAAGCGTTGTGCTGGTGAGCAGCCTTGGTAAGTCGCCCACGCCGGCTTCGGTGTTTGCTAGCATCGCCGATTGCCTTGCCCACCGTGGTGAGCGGGTGGTGATTGTCGACGCCCTCGATCCTCGCGAGCATCGCACCAATATTGAGTCGATTAGTCTCTCGGCTCGAGGCGGAGAGATTGCCACGCAAGATGCCCATTTGCACGACAATCCCCACCAAGTCAAAGACAAAGATGGCAAGACGCTGCGACCTGGTCTCTCCGACTACTTGGCGGCCTCGTGTCACCTGAATAGCGAGCTGATTCAGTCGACGAGCAATCCGAATGTCGATCTTATTACCAGCGGCAATGCTGAGTTCCCGGTTGAAGCCATGGCTTCGAAGAATCTCACCGAGTTGCTCGACTATTGCCGTGACAGCTACAGCCTGATCATGGTGGCTGGTCCCCCTGCTGCTAACTTGGCCGACTTCCAGATGTTGGCAGCCCGAGCCGATGCCATCGTGCTAACTGCCGACAACAAGGCCGTGAAGGATCCGAGCAGCGTTGTTGCCATCCAAGACATGATCGATCTTCGGGCGCCTGTCGTCGGTATGATTGCCTAG
- a CDS encoding glycosyltransferase family 2 protein → MLVFHSILTAFGLLSFLFSLLAVFLLVEVVAAWISRLRQRGESLDPIVAHGSQPTRLAVIMPAHNEEAVIERTVSKMLEQLNQGDQLIVVADNCTDRTAKFAFRAGAEVIIRDNPEQRGKGYALQYGVDHLASDPPEVMVIVDADCEIVQGTLQSLAQATAARQCPLQAAYIMPVPAQATFRDRISAFAVMLKNVVRLQGLAAIGGPSLLTGTGMAFPWELAQRTQWASGDIVEDMTIGIELAKQGDFPRFYAPMTISAPLPSTKAAATTQRTRWEHGHLRNIRRFVPQLLISLVKRPSWSMLLLVFELVVPPLSLFAASLLMLLFVAGVVGVIGASLVPLMLCTTAFVAFTLAIMGAWRMEGRNLLSLSDLARVPVYILGKLPIYSAAVRKAETQWHRTDRSAGQVGKPAPHLSKQQTLGSVDVID, encoded by the coding sequence ATGCTGGTTTTCCACTCCATCCTGACCGCGTTTGGGCTGCTGAGCTTCTTGTTCAGTTTGCTGGCGGTATTCCTGTTGGTGGAGGTTGTCGCTGCTTGGATCTCGAGACTCCGCCAGCGAGGCGAATCGCTCGACCCTATTGTAGCGCATGGCTCGCAGCCTACGCGCTTGGCGGTGATCATGCCGGCGCATAACGAAGAAGCGGTGATCGAGCGTACTGTTTCGAAGATGCTCGAGCAACTAAACCAAGGCGATCAATTGATCGTGGTTGCCGATAACTGCACCGATCGGACTGCCAAGTTTGCGTTCCGAGCGGGAGCCGAAGTCATTATTCGCGACAATCCCGAGCAGCGAGGCAAAGGTTACGCACTGCAGTACGGGGTCGACCATCTGGCATCCGATCCCCCTGAAGTCATGGTGATCGTGGATGCCGATTGTGAAATCGTACAAGGGACGCTGCAGTCGCTCGCTCAGGCCACCGCGGCTAGGCAGTGTCCACTGCAAGCGGCCTACATCATGCCTGTGCCCGCGCAGGCGACGTTCCGCGATCGCATTAGTGCATTCGCGGTGATGCTCAAAAACGTGGTACGGCTCCAAGGTTTGGCGGCGATCGGTGGGCCCTCGTTGCTTACCGGAACCGGAATGGCTTTCCCTTGGGAACTTGCCCAACGCACTCAGTGGGCATCGGGCGACATCGTCGAAGACATGACCATCGGCATCGAGCTCGCCAAGCAAGGCGACTTCCCACGGTTCTATGCACCGATGACCATCTCGGCTCCGCTCCCCAGCACCAAGGCAGCTGCCACCACGCAGCGTACCCGTTGGGAGCATGGCCACCTCCGGAACATTCGTCGGTTCGTCCCGCAACTATTGATCTCGTTGGTCAAGCGCCCAAGTTGGTCGATGTTGCTGCTGGTCTTCGAACTCGTGGTACCTCCGCTATCGCTCTTCGCGGCGAGCCTGTTGATGTTGCTGTTCGTCGCGGGCGTAGTGGGTGTCATCGGGGCATCGCTCGTACCGCTCATGCTCTGCACGACAGCCTTCGTGGCGTTTACGCTTGCGATTATGGGCGCATGGCGGATGGAAGGTCGCAATCTCCTCTCTCTCAGCGACCTTGCGAGAGTGCCCGTTTATATTCTGGGCAAGCTGCCGATCTATTCGGCGGCCGTAAGAAAAGCCGAGACTCAATGGCATCGCACCGACCGTTCTGCGGGGCAAGTGGGTAAGCCAGCTCCTCACTTATCGAAGCAGCAAACCTTAGGTTCTGTGGATGTCATCGACTGA
- a CDS encoding glycosyltransferase, with protein MPSQTFIRREIKALEDQGFRVQRYALRPWPGKLVDALDQREHEQTRYIATLGVAKLLLVMISTMFRKPARLLKAFSLLRKVSRRSDRSLFYHLIYLAEACVLDKWLQNDGVKHLHVHFATNPTEVAMYAHVLGDHPYSFMVHGPEEFDRAACVAFDEKASRAKFVATITSFARSQLYRWVRFEDWPKIQVVHCGLDHHYLEREYEPPVSTNRLVCVGRLGEQKGHMTLLEAAAIVARTHPSFELALVGDGELRGEVEKSIAKHGLHEQVKLLGWADGEQVQEQLRQSTALVLASFAEGLPVVIMEALAMGRPVISTMIAGIPELVVTGKNGWLVPAGDAESLAAAIMQLLETPQDTLVQMGHQAIESVQSQHNVTIEAKKLAAHILA; from the coding sequence ATGCCCAGCCAAACATTCATCCGGCGCGAGATCAAAGCGCTCGAGGATCAAGGTTTCCGAGTGCAGCGATACGCCCTTCGCCCATGGCCTGGCAAGTTGGTCGATGCGCTCGATCAACGCGAGCACGAACAAACCCGTTACATCGCTACTCTCGGTGTAGCGAAGTTGCTGCTGGTGATGATCTCGACGATGTTTCGCAAGCCTGCGCGACTGCTGAAGGCTTTCTCGCTGTTACGTAAAGTCAGCCGCCGGAGCGATCGTTCGCTTTTCTATCACCTCATCTATCTGGCCGAAGCTTGTGTACTCGATAAGTGGTTGCAGAACGATGGTGTGAAGCATCTGCATGTGCACTTTGCAACGAATCCTACCGAGGTCGCCATGTACGCCCACGTGCTTGGGGACCATCCCTATAGCTTCATGGTGCATGGGCCTGAAGAGTTTGACCGCGCGGCCTGTGTCGCGTTCGACGAGAAAGCCTCGCGGGCGAAGTTCGTGGCGACTATCACCAGCTTTGCGCGAAGTCAGCTTTATCGGTGGGTTCGTTTTGAAGACTGGCCGAAGATTCAGGTCGTACACTGTGGGCTCGATCATCACTACCTTGAACGTGAGTACGAACCTCCGGTCTCGACGAATCGCCTGGTGTGTGTCGGGCGGTTGGGCGAGCAGAAGGGGCACATGACGCTGCTCGAAGCGGCTGCCATTGTCGCCCGTACGCATCCCTCGTTTGAACTGGCCTTGGTAGGGGATGGCGAGCTGCGCGGCGAAGTCGAAAAGTCGATTGCCAAGCATGGCCTGCACGAGCAAGTCAAGTTGCTCGGTTGGGCCGATGGCGAGCAGGTGCAGGAGCAATTGCGTCAGTCGACTGCGTTAGTCTTGGCCAGTTTCGCCGAAGGACTTCCGGTGGTCATCATGGAGGCCCTCGCGATGGGCCGCCCGGTGATCAGCACGATGATTGCTGGCATCCCGGAGTTGGTCGTCACGGGAAAGAATGGTTGGCTGGTCCCCGCGGGCGACGCCGAGTCGCTGGCCGCGGCCATTATGCAACTGCTGGAGACCCCGCAAGATACGCTAGTGCAAATGGGCCATCAAGCGATCGAGTCGGTGCAATCACAGCACAATGTGACGATCGAGGCCAAGAAGCTGGCCGCTCACATCCTCGCCTAG
- a CDS encoding serine O-acetyltransferase: MISATQPDWSRERVTKFWRPSQQLLRTVRGYQSTQQGGPVNWLLRKWYLLGHRFWSVVCGCDIPLNVNIAGGLLLPHPNGIVIHPQAVVGPNCLLFHQVTLGEGGSIPGFPKLGGHVDVGAGAKILGGVIVGDHARIGANAVVLEDVPAGATAVGIPARIVGVSDCPEESVACDAL; the protein is encoded by the coding sequence ATGATTTCCGCCACGCAACCTGATTGGAGCCGCGAAAGGGTGACCAAGTTCTGGCGTCCCTCGCAGCAACTTCTGCGCACTGTGCGCGGGTACCAATCAACCCAGCAAGGCGGGCCAGTCAATTGGTTGTTGAGAAAGTGGTATTTGTTGGGTCATCGTTTTTGGTCGGTGGTGTGTGGGTGTGACATCCCACTGAACGTTAATATTGCGGGTGGGCTGTTGTTGCCGCATCCGAATGGAATCGTAATTCACCCGCAAGCGGTTGTAGGTCCGAATTGTTTGTTGTTTCACCAAGTGACACTTGGAGAGGGTGGTTCGATACCTGGCTTTCCGAAGCTAGGGGGGCATGTGGATGTTGGCGCTGGCGCAAAGATACTCGGGGGCGTGATCGTCGGAGATCACGCACGTATTGGAGCAAATGCGGTCGTGCTGGAGGACGTACCTGCAGGGGCGACTGCCGTTGGCATTCCGGCGAGGATTGTGGGTGTAAGTGACTGTCCGGAGGAAAGCGTTGCCTGCGACGCCCTCTGA
- a CDS encoding glycosyltransferase family 4 protein produces the protein MATRRVLNVADCKPEWRWIEDRLAPLMQEYEWQHVYASPLNRLERSIKRLPIARLRGTLTAAFLSRKSDCLTISHGPSYTYACEFFRRLLRSQSKHLAFAFNFTRLPQGKRLQKARSAFKRVDKLVVFSNYERRLYAEHFQLDPAQLEFVHWGVGAPRLTGSPPSYLPSGPYICAVGSQGRDYSVLCEAAKLNPELKMVIVAHSENVSGLEFPENVILRTHIPLAEVMHIVAQSTIMAIPLLSEQTCCGHVTAVTGMYFGKPILATSSVGIVDYVHDGTTGKLVSSNDPELWAHELQCYLNDPELCATQGQAAKEFAYQNCTEEALARRIADIVTRLDSPGEKHAPHFSLQQSKRTVAKSAS, from the coding sequence ATGGCTACTAGGCGTGTGCTGAATGTTGCTGACTGCAAACCAGAGTGGCGATGGATTGAGGACCGGCTCGCTCCGCTAATGCAGGAATACGAATGGCAGCATGTTTATGCAAGTCCACTCAATCGTCTGGAACGGTCGATCAAGCGGCTACCGATCGCCCGTCTGCGCGGCACTCTGACCGCAGCTTTTCTTAGCAGGAAATCCGACTGCCTTACGATTTCCCACGGGCCATCTTACACCTACGCCTGCGAGTTTTTCCGGCGATTGCTGCGGAGCCAATCCAAACACCTGGCGTTTGCGTTCAACTTTACTCGCTTGCCACAGGGTAAACGATTACAAAAAGCGCGCAGTGCATTCAAGCGAGTCGATAAGCTAGTTGTATTTTCGAATTACGAACGACGTCTGTACGCTGAGCATTTTCAGCTCGATCCCGCCCAGCTTGAGTTCGTTCACTGGGGTGTTGGGGCTCCTCGTCTCACTGGATCTCCCCCCTCCTATCTACCATCGGGCCCCTACATTTGTGCTGTCGGTAGCCAAGGACGCGACTATTCCGTTTTGTGCGAAGCTGCCAAGCTGAATCCAGAACTAAAGATGGTGATTGTTGCCCACTCCGAGAATGTGTCAGGCCTGGAGTTTCCGGAGAATGTTATTCTTCGCACTCACATTCCTCTTGCTGAGGTCATGCACATTGTTGCCCAAAGCACCATCATGGCCATCCCATTGTTGAGCGAACAAACCTGTTGCGGGCATGTGACAGCGGTTACCGGAATGTACTTCGGCAAGCCCATCCTGGCGACCTCGTCAGTGGGAATTGTCGATTATGTGCACGATGGCACTACCGGAAAGCTAGTCTCATCGAATGATCCCGAACTATGGGCGCACGAGTTACAGTGCTATCTCAACGATCCGGAGCTTTGCGCAACGCAAGGGCAAGCGGCCAAGGAGTTTGCTTATCAGAACTGCACCGAGGAAGCTTTGGCCAGGCGGATTGCAGACATCGTGACTCGACTAGATTCCCCTGGCGAGAAACACGCTCCCCATTTTTCACTCCAGCAGTCGAAGCGGACCGTCGCGAAGTCGGCCTCATAG